One window from the genome of Faecalibacterium sp. HTF-F encodes:
- a CDS encoding NAD(P)/FAD-dependent oxidoreductase: MPSIIIIGSGPAGISAALYAVRAGVDTTVLTKGPGALDRAEKIENYYGFAQPVSGAELERRSMENARRLGVQFVTAEAVGLTYTDKLTVETLDKNYPTDAVILATGASRAVPRIPGLAGLEGHGVSYCAACDAFFYRGKDVAVLGSGEYALHEVQALLPVVHSVTLLTNGAPLTADFPPEVTVCPQAVEAVLGETVVTGVQLSGGAQLPVSGVFVALGVAGSTALARKIGAEVDGNRIVVDARMQTTVPGLYAAGDCTGGLLQVAKAVYEGAQAGTEAAKALRKG; this comes from the coding sequence ATGCCCAGCATTATCATTATAGGTTCCGGCCCGGCAGGCATTTCCGCTGCTCTGTACGCTGTCCGCGCCGGTGTGGATACCACGGTGCTCACCAAAGGCCCCGGTGCCCTTGACCGCGCCGAAAAAATTGAAAACTACTACGGCTTTGCCCAGCCTGTTTCCGGTGCGGAGCTGGAACGCCGCAGCATGGAAAACGCCAGACGTCTGGGCGTGCAGTTCGTCACGGCCGAAGCGGTGGGCCTGACCTATACAGATAAACTCACAGTAGAAACATTGGATAAAAATTACCCGACGGATGCTGTGATCCTTGCCACGGGCGCATCCCGGGCGGTGCCGCGCATCCCGGGCCTTGCCGGGTTGGAGGGGCACGGTGTGAGCTATTGCGCCGCCTGCGATGCCTTTTTCTACCGTGGAAAGGACGTGGCGGTGCTGGGCAGCGGCGAGTACGCCCTGCACGAGGTGCAGGCTCTGCTGCCGGTGGTGCACAGCGTCACCCTGCTGACCAACGGCGCACCGCTGACGGCGGACTTCCCGCCGGAGGTCACAGTCTGTCCGCAGGCCGTGGAGGCTGTTCTGGGCGAAACCGTTGTCACCGGCGTGCAGCTGTCCGGCGGAGCGCAGCTGCCTGTCAGCGGCGTGTTCGTGGCGCTGGGCGTGGCGGGCAGCACCGCACTGGCCCGGAAGATCGGCGCAGAGGTGGACGGGAACCGCATCGTTGTGGATGCGCGGATGCAGACCACCGTGCCCGGCCTGTATGCGGCGGGCGACTGCACCGGCGGCCTGCTGCAGGTGGCAAAGGCCGTGTATGAGGGCGCACAGGCTGGCACCGAAGCCGCCAAGGCCCTGCGGAAAGGATGA
- a CDS encoding ArsR/SmtB family transcription factor yields MPETKDPAPALQPEGPDMPDDEVLYELADLFRVFGDSTRIKILYALHDNELCVQDIANAVALSQSAVSHQLRVLKDSKLVRFRREGKTVYYALDDDHVRSILSMGMDHIEE; encoded by the coding sequence ATGCCTGAGACAAAAGACCCCGCGCCCGCCCTGCAGCCGGAAGGCCCGGATATGCCGGACGACGAGGTGCTGTACGAGCTGGCCGACCTGTTCCGGGTGTTCGGCGACTCCACCCGCATCAAGATCCTGTATGCACTGCACGACAACGAGCTGTGCGTGCAGGACATTGCAAATGCGGTGGCGCTGAGCCAGTCGGCGGTGAGCCATCAGCTGCGGGTGCTCAAGGATTCCAAGCTCGTGCGGTTCCGGCGCGAGGGCAAAACCGTTTACTACGCACTGGACGATGACCATGTGCGCAGCATCCTCTCCATGGGGATGGATCATATCGAAGAGTGA
- a CDS encoding heavy metal translocating P-type ATPase, with product MNKKQKKNLQRIIAAVVLVLILKLLPQFPTPVELVLYCIPYLVVGWDVLRKALLGIKNRQPFDECFLMAVATVGAFALGDYMEGCAVIIFYQIGELFQSVAVGKSRQSISSLMDIRPDYANIEGEDGKLEQVDPDDVEIGTVIVVQPGERVPIDGVIVEGASALNTAALTGESLPRDVQTGDEVISGCVNMTGLLKVKTTKEFGESTVSKILDLVENSSMKKARAENFITRFARVYTPAVCYSALALAFIPPVVLLLMGQPARFGDWVYRALTFLVISCPCALVISIPLSFFGGIGGASACGILVKGSTYLEELARTGIVVFDKTGTLTQGTFKVTGIHPAKGTTEQQLLEAAALAESWSKHPISLSIKTAYGREIDPNRVTDVQELGGHGVTAKVDGRTVAAGNARLMEKLGLNVPAVSETGTLVHVAIEGRYAGYLLIADVVKPHSAQAIRGLKDAGVRKTVMLTGDAEPVAKAVSAELGLDEYHAGLLPGDKVDQIEMLLAAKRPKENLAFVGDGINDAPVLSRADVGIAMGALGSDAAIEAADVVLMDDDPAKIALAMRIARRTLRIVYQNIVFALAIKFACLVLGAVGMASMWTAIFADVGVMVLAVLNATRALYTKDLARKNEP from the coding sequence ATGAATAAAAAGCAGAAAAAGAACCTGCAGCGCATCATCGCTGCGGTAGTTCTGGTGCTCATCCTCAAGCTGCTGCCCCAGTTCCCCACACCGGTGGAGCTGGTACTGTACTGCATCCCGTACCTCGTGGTGGGCTGGGACGTGCTGCGCAAGGCACTGCTTGGCATCAAAAACCGCCAGCCCTTTGACGAATGCTTCCTGATGGCCGTTGCCACCGTGGGTGCGTTTGCGCTGGGCGACTACATGGAGGGCTGCGCTGTCATCATCTTCTACCAGATCGGCGAGCTGTTCCAGAGCGTGGCCGTGGGCAAGAGCCGGCAGAGCATTTCCAGCTTAATGGACATCCGCCCGGACTACGCCAACATTGAGGGCGAGGACGGAAAACTGGAGCAGGTGGACCCGGACGATGTGGAGATCGGCACCGTGATCGTGGTGCAGCCCGGTGAGCGCGTGCCCATCGACGGCGTGATCGTGGAGGGCGCTTCTGCCCTGAACACTGCCGCCCTGACCGGCGAGAGCCTGCCCCGCGATGTGCAGACCGGTGACGAGGTCATCAGCGGCTGCGTGAACATGACCGGCCTGCTGAAGGTGAAAACTACCAAGGAATTCGGCGAATCCACCGTTTCCAAAATTCTGGACCTTGTGGAAAATTCCAGCATGAAGAAGGCCCGCGCCGAGAACTTCATCACCCGGTTTGCCCGCGTGTACACCCCCGCCGTGTGCTACAGCGCACTGGCTCTGGCCTTTATCCCGCCGGTGGTGCTGCTGCTCATGGGTCAGCCTGCCCGCTTTGGCGACTGGGTCTACCGTGCACTGACCTTCCTTGTCATCAGCTGCCCCTGCGCACTGGTCATCAGCATCCCCCTGAGCTTCTTTGGCGGCATCGGCGGTGCATCTGCCTGCGGCATTCTGGTCAAGGGTTCCACCTATCTGGAAGAGCTGGCCCGCACCGGCATCGTTGTGTTCGACAAGACCGGCACCCTGACCCAGGGCACCTTTAAGGTGACCGGCATCCACCCCGCAAAGGGCACCACGGAACAGCAGCTTCTGGAAGCCGCCGCGCTGGCCGAGAGCTGGTCCAAGCATCCCATCTCCCTGAGCATCAAGACCGCTTACGGCAGGGAGATCGATCCGAACCGCGTCACCGATGTGCAGGAGCTGGGCGGTCACGGCGTCACCGCAAAGGTGGACGGCAGGACCGTTGCTGCCGGCAACGCCCGCCTGATGGAAAAGCTGGGCCTGAACGTCCCCGCCGTCAGCGAGACGGGCACCCTTGTACATGTTGCCATTGAGGGCAGATATGCGGGCTATCTGCTGATCGCCGATGTGGTAAAGCCCCACAGCGCACAGGCCATCCGGGGCCTGAAGGACGCCGGTGTGCGCAAGACCGTCATGCTGACCGGCGACGCCGAGCCCGTAGCAAAGGCCGTTTCCGCAGAGCTGGGTCTGGATGAATACCATGCAGGCCTGCTGCCGGGCGACAAGGTAGACCAGATCGAAATGCTGCTCGCCGCAAAGCGGCCCAAAGAGAACCTTGCCTTTGTGGGCGACGGCATCAACGATGCCCCCGTGCTGTCCCGTGCCGATGTGGGCATCGCCATGGGTGCACTGGGCTCCGACGCCGCCATTGAGGCCGCAGACGTGGTGCTGATGGACGACGACCCGGCCAAGATCGCGCTGGCCATGCGCATTGCCCGCCGCACCCTGCGCATCGTGTACCAGAACATCGTGTTTGCACTGGCCATCAAGTTTGCCTGCCTTGTGCTGGGCGCGGTCGGCATGGCCAGCATGTGGACCGCCATCTTTGCCGATGTGGGCGTGATGGTGCTGGCCGTGCTCAACGCCACCCGTGCCCTGTACACCAAGGACCTTGCCCGGAAAAACGAACCGTAA
- a CDS encoding cation transporter: protein MKKSYKIEVDCANCAQKMEDAANKVAGVASATVSFMTQKMKVEFAEGADPHDTMVNVLAACKKVEDDCEIFDI, encoded by the coding sequence ATGAAGAAGAGCTACAAGATCGAAGTGGACTGCGCAAACTGCGCACAGAAGATGGAGGACGCTGCCAACAAGGTCGCAGGCGTGGCAAGTGCGACCGTCAGCTTCATGACCCAGAAGATGAAGGTGGAGTTTGCCGAGGGTGCAGACCCCCACGACACCATGGTGAACGTTCTGGCCGCCTGCAAGAAGGTGGAGGACGACTGCGAGATCTTTGACATCTGA
- a CDS encoding AzlC family ABC transporter permease, whose amino-acid sequence MEYATGQQLTRRQSTVWRALRAAAPQTIPVLAGYFVLGMGYGIYVQSLGLPVWMPMLMGTVVYGGSLEFVLASLLLSAFSPLSAFLMALMIQARHLFYGLAMLERYKGYGLRSFYMIFAMSDETFSITCSAEPPEGVDRGWFMFFITLLDQCYWVFSAGLGAVVGSVLPFSTEGVDFVMTAMFTVIFLNQWEKDRQHYSALIGLAAPLVCLVFFGSGSFLLPSMGCILILLLALRKPIEKAEGPAEETGEVGA is encoded by the coding sequence ATGGAATATGCAACCGGACAACAACTGACAAGGCGGCAGAGCACCGTATGGCGGGCACTGCGCGCCGCCGCACCGCAGACCATCCCGGTGCTGGCGGGCTATTTTGTGCTGGGGATGGGCTATGGCATTTATGTGCAGTCGCTGGGCCTGCCGGTGTGGATGCCCATGCTCATGGGCACGGTGGTCTACGGCGGTTCGCTGGAATTTGTGCTGGCAAGCCTGCTGCTGAGCGCGTTCTCGCCCCTTTCGGCCTTTTTGATGGCGCTGATGATCCAGGCGCGGCATCTGTTCTACGGCCTTGCCATGCTGGAGCGCTACAAGGGCTACGGTCTGCGCAGCTTTTATATGATCTTTGCCATGAGCGACGAGACCTTTTCCATCACCTGCTCGGCCGAGCCGCCGGAGGGGGTGGACAGGGGCTGGTTCATGTTCTTCATCACCCTGCTGGATCAGTGCTACTGGGTGTTCAGCGCCGGTCTTGGCGCGGTGGTGGGTTCGGTGCTGCCCTTCAGCACCGAGGGTGTGGACTTTGTGATGACCGCCATGTTCACGGTGATCTTCCTCAACCAGTGGGAAAAGGACCGGCAGCACTACAGCGCCCTGATCGGCCTTGCCGCCCCGCTGGTGTGTCTGGTGTTTTTTGGCTCCGGCAGCTTTCTGCTGCCCTCCATGGGATGCATCCTGATCCTGCTGCTGGCCCTGCGCAAGCCCATTGAAAAAGCCGAGGGCCCTGCAGAAGAGACCGGGGAGGTGGGCGCATGA
- a CDS encoding Crp/Fnr family transcriptional regulator translates to MTEKATDHRGCLAKGFPFWNDLTPEEQEMLCRYTRPVHYAKGARVHSPLESCVGILLLRSGQLRAYLLSEDGRDVTLYRLFGGEVCILSASCVMDSVNIDLYIDAEEDTEAYCISAGIFRRLMQQNVHVRCYAYQMTAERFSDSMWTMQQVLFMSADRRLAIFLTDELAKTGGDEVRMTHDQMAKYMGSAREVVSRMLKYFAQEGWVRLFRGGVQVLDRKKLQQLARGE, encoded by the coding sequence ATGACGGAAAAAGCGACCGACCACCGTGGCTGTCTTGCCAAAGGCTTTCCCTTCTGGAACGACCTGACGCCGGAGGAGCAGGAGATGCTCTGCCGCTACACCCGGCCGGTGCACTATGCAAAGGGGGCAAGGGTGCACAGCCCGCTGGAAAGCTGTGTGGGCATCCTGCTGCTGCGCTCGGGCCAGCTGCGGGCCTATCTGCTCTCGGAGGACGGGCGGGACGTGACCCTTTACCGCCTGTTCGGCGGGGAGGTGTGCATCCTGTCGGCCTCCTGCGTCATGGACTCGGTGAACATCGACCTGTATATCGACGCCGAAGAGGACACCGAAGCCTACTGCATCAGCGCGGGCATCTTCCGCAGGCTGATGCAGCAGAACGTGCATGTGCGCTGTTACGCCTATCAGATGACGGCGGAGCGCTTTTCCGACAGCATGTGGACCATGCAGCAGGTGCTGTTCATGAGCGCAGACCGCAGGCTTGCCATTTTTCTCACCGATGAGCTGGCCAAGACCGGTGGTGATGAGGTGCGCATGACCCACGACCAGATGGCAAAGTATATGGGCTCCGCCCGCGAGGTGGTGAGCCGGATGCTGAAATACTTTGCACAGGAGGGCTGGGTGCGGCTGTTCCGGGGCGGCGTGCAGGTGCTGGACAGGAAAAAGCTGCAGCAGCTGGCAAGAGGAGAATAA
- a CDS encoding Na+/H+ antiporter NhaC family protein yields MKNKNLSWFAALLVFALLLWCTAATPGKIADPSTYTCAVYSTIFSLLPPVIAIVLALNTKEVYTSLLVGIASGALLYANGNLELAINTLFFNEDGGMVAKLSDSSNVGILIFLVMLGILVALMNKAGGSAAFGRWASTHIHSRAGAQFSTLLLGVMIFVDDYFNCLTVGSVMRPVTDRQKVSRAKLAYLIDATAAPVCIIAPVSSWAAAVTSSVPEGSGINGFTMFLRTIPYNYYAVLTIVMSLFLIFTGTDFGSMKLNEDNAKKGDLFTTEDRPYGNDVDDGTDTCGHVADLIAPVLVLIAACIFGMIYTGGFFEGVDFVTAFADCNASAGLVLGSSIALLFTFVFYRVRSVMTFQDFAACIPEGFKAMVSPMLILSLAWTLSGMTGLLGAKYYVANLLNGSASALQYMLPVIIFLVAVFLAFATGTSWGTFSILIPIVCHAFPEGEMLVISIAACLSGAVCGDHCSPISDTTIMASAGAHCSHVNHVSTQLPYAITAASCAAVCYVITGIAQAFLGANGSLFTSLILLAVAIVVELAVLNVIRLRTKKTKQA; encoded by the coding sequence ATGAAAAACAAGAACCTTTCATGGTTCGCAGCTCTGCTGGTGTTTGCCCTGCTGCTGTGGTGCACAGCGGCAACGCCCGGCAAGATCGCGGACCCGTCCACCTATACCTGTGCGGTGTACAGCACCATCTTTTCGCTGCTGCCGCCGGTGATCGCCATTGTGCTGGCGCTGAACACCAAGGAGGTGTACACCTCCCTGCTGGTGGGCATCGCGTCCGGTGCACTGCTGTACGCCAATGGCAATCTGGAGCTGGCCATCAACACCCTGTTCTTCAACGAAGACGGCGGAATGGTCGCCAAGCTCTCGGACAGCAGCAACGTGGGCATCCTGATCTTTCTGGTGATGCTGGGCATTCTGGTGGCCCTGATGAACAAGGCCGGCGGCTCTGCCGCCTTTGGCCGCTGGGCCTCCACCCACATCCACTCTCGGGCCGGTGCGCAGTTTTCCACCCTGCTGCTGGGTGTGATGATCTTTGTGGACGACTACTTCAACTGCCTGACCGTGGGCTCTGTTATGCGCCCGGTCACCGACCGGCAGAAGGTGTCCCGCGCAAAGCTGGCCTACCTGATCGACGCCACTGCGGCCCCGGTGTGCATCATTGCACCCGTGTCCAGCTGGGCGGCTGCGGTCACTTCCAGCGTGCCCGAAGGCTCCGGCATCAACGGCTTTACCATGTTCCTGCGCACCATTCCTTATAATTACTATGCCGTGCTCACCATTGTGATGAGCCTGTTCCTCATCTTCACCGGCACGGACTTCGGCTCCATGAAGCTCAACGAGGACAACGCGAAAAAAGGCGACCTGTTCACCACCGAGGACCGTCCCTACGGCAACGATGTGGACGACGGCACCGACACCTGCGGCCATGTGGCGGACCTGATCGCCCCGGTGCTGGTGCTGATCGCGGCCTGCATCTTTGGCATGATCTACACCGGCGGCTTCTTTGAGGGCGTGGACTTCGTTACCGCCTTTGCGGACTGCAACGCCTCTGCCGGCCTTGTGCTGGGCAGCAGCATCGCCCTGCTGTTCACCTTTGTGTTCTACCGCGTGCGCAGCGTGATGACCTTTCAGGACTTTGCCGCCTGCATCCCCGAGGGCTTCAAGGCCATGGTCAGCCCCATGCTGATCCTCTCCCTCGCATGGACCCTGTCCGGCATGACCGGCCTGCTGGGCGCAAAATATTACGTTGCAAACCTGCTGAACGGCTCCGCCTCTGCCCTGCAGTACATGCTGCCGGTCATCATCTTCCTTGTGGCAGTGTTCCTTGCCTTTGCCACCGGCACTTCCTGGGGCACCTTCTCCATCCTCATCCCCATCGTGTGCCATGCCTTCCCGGAGGGTGAGATGCTGGTCATTTCCATTGCGGCCTGCCTGTCCGGTGCCGTCTGCGGCGACCACTGCTCCCCCATCTCGGACACCACTATCATGGCCTCCGCCGGTGCCCACTGCAGCCATGTGAACCATGTGTCCACCCAGCTGCCCTACGCCATTACGGCGGCTTCCTGCGCGGCAGTGTGCTATGTCATTACGGGCATTGCACAGGCTTTTCTGGGTGCCAACGGCAGCCTGTTCACCTCGCTGATCCTGCTGGCTGTTGCCATTGTGGTGGAGCTGGCGGTGCTGAACGTGATCCGCCTGCGCACCAAAAAGACGAAGCAGGCCTGA
- a CDS encoding CobW family GTP-binding protein, producing the protein MTKIDIFSGFLGAGKTTLIKKLIKEAFAGQQVVLIENEFGEIGIDGGFLKESGIQINELNAGCICCSLVGDFRTALQQVVEQYHPDRIVIEPSGVGKLSDVTRAVEGVAEHLDVQLNSFVTVADVNKVKMYMKNFGEFYDDQISHASCILLSRTQTASEEKIAAAVALLREKNPTATIVTTAWDELTGEQILKAMSTKDDFKAELIAMAAKANEEHAHEDEEEEHHHHHHHDHENGVCSCGHHHDHDDDDDEDEHEHHHDHDEDDDHDEHEHHHHDHDDHDHCCCGHHHDHDDDDDDDDDDEHEHHHDHDGHCCCGHHHHHDHDADEVFTSWGVETARKFTKAEVEHALTELDTGNYGMILRSKGIVNGGADGWLEFDYVPGEWEVRARGADVGGKLVVIGSKLNEKAIAELFGC; encoded by the coding sequence ATGACCAAAATCGATATTTTCTCCGGCTTCCTGGGTGCCGGTAAGACTACGCTGATCAAAAAGCTCATCAAAGAGGCCTTTGCCGGCCAGCAGGTCGTTCTGATCGAGAACGAGTTCGGCGAGATCGGCATTGACGGCGGCTTTCTGAAGGAAAGCGGCATCCAGATCAACGAGCTGAATGCCGGCTGCATCTGCTGCTCTCTGGTGGGCGACTTCCGCACCGCCCTGCAGCAGGTGGTGGAGCAGTACCACCCCGACCGCATCGTGATCGAGCCCTCCGGCGTGGGCAAGCTCTCCGACGTGACCCGCGCTGTGGAAGGCGTGGCCGAACATCTGGATGTGCAGCTGAACAGCTTTGTCACCGTGGCCGACGTGAACAAGGTCAAGATGTATATGAAGAACTTCGGCGAGTTCTACGACGACCAGATCAGCCACGCAAGCTGCATCCTGCTCAGCCGCACCCAGACCGCCAGCGAGGAGAAGATCGCCGCTGCAGTCGCCCTGCTGCGCGAGAAGAACCCCACCGCTACCATCGTGACCACCGCATGGGACGAGCTGACCGGTGAGCAGATCCTGAAGGCCATGTCCACCAAGGACGACTTCAAGGCAGAGCTGATCGCCATGGCTGCAAAGGCCAACGAAGAGCACGCCCACGAGGACGAGGAAGAAGAGCATCACCACCATCATCACCACGATCACGAAAACGGTGTGTGCAGCTGCGGCCATCATCACGACCACGATGATGATGACGACGAGGATGAGCACGAGCATCACCACGATCACGATGAAGATGATGACCACGATGAGCATGAGCACCATCATCACGATCATGACGACCATGACCATTGCTGCTGCGGTCACCATCACGACCACGATGACGACGATGACGACGATGACGACGACGAGCACGAGCATCATCACGACCATGACGGCCACTGCTGCTGCGGCCATCACCATCATCATGACCACGACGCCGATGAGGTGTTCACCAGCTGGGGCGTCGAGACGGCCCGCAAGTTCACCAAGGCAGAAGTGGAGCACGCCCTCACCGAGCTGGATACCGGCAATTACGGCATGATCCTGCGCAGCAAGGGCATCGTGAACGGCGGCGCAGACGGCTGGCTGGAGTTCGACTATGTGCCCGGCGAGTGGGAAGTGCGTGCCCGCGGTGCAGATGTGGGCGGCAAGCTGGTGGTCATCGGCTCCAAGCTGAACGAAAAGGCCATTGCAGAGCTGTTCGGCTGCTGA
- a CDS encoding outer membrane insertion C- signal, with the protein MAKEIPVYLFVGFLESGKTKFIQETFEDPNFDSGDKTLLLICEEGEEEYNPKKFAFPGVTVKVLEDKAELNPQNLLKLEKESGAGRVVIEYNGMWLLQDLAEALPESWIVYQCIATADGTTALTYARDNSMRSLLLDKIARSELIVFNRAEAVNNDAARQELHKLVRQASRKCDIAYEFADGSVAYDDIPDPLPFDINADIIDIPDDDFGIWYMDCQDEPQKYTGKTVKFLAQVCQTNRAGKNSFVPGRFAMTCCVQDIQFVGFPCSYDGYKALEQRAWVRVTAKVGYKFHNIYRGKGPVLTAVSVEPAEKPLEDVVTFS; encoded by the coding sequence ATGGCAAAAGAAATTCCGGTCTACCTGTTTGTGGGCTTTCTGGAAAGCGGCAAGACCAAATTCATTCAGGAGACCTTTGAAGACCCCAACTTTGACTCCGGCGACAAGACCCTGCTGCTGATCTGCGAAGAGGGCGAAGAAGAGTATAATCCCAAAAAGTTCGCCTTTCCCGGCGTGACCGTCAAGGTGCTGGAGGACAAGGCCGAGCTGAACCCGCAGAATCTGCTCAAGCTGGAAAAGGAATCCGGCGCAGGCCGCGTGGTCATTGAGTACAACGGCATGTGGCTGCTGCAGGATCTGGCCGAAGCTCTGCCCGAGAGCTGGATCGTGTACCAGTGCATCGCCACCGCCGACGGCACCACCGCCCTGACCTACGCCCGCGACAACTCCATGCGCAGCCTGCTGCTGGACAAGATCGCCCGCAGTGAGCTGATCGTGTTCAACCGCGCCGAAGCCGTGAACAATGACGCCGCCCGTCAGGAGCTGCACAAGCTGGTGCGTCAGGCTTCCCGCAAGTGCGACATCGCCTACGAGTTTGCCGACGGCAGCGTGGCCTATGACGACATCCCCGACCCGCTGCCCTTTGACATCAACGCGGATATCATCGACATTCCGGATGACGATTTCGGCATCTGGTACATGGACTGTCAGGACGAGCCCCAGAAATACACCGGCAAAACGGTCAAATTCCTTGCACAGGTGTGCCAGACCAATCGTGCCGGCAAGAACAGCTTTGTGCCGGGCCGTTTCGCCATGACCTGCTGCGTGCAGGACATCCAGTTCGTGGGCTTCCCCTGCAGCTACGATGGCTACAAGGCGCTGGAGCAGCGCGCCTGGGTGCGTGTGACCGCAAAGGTAGGCTACAAGTTCCACAACATCTACCGCGGCAAAGGCCCGGTGCTCACCGCTGTGTCGGTGGAGCCCGCCGAAAAGCCGCTGGAAGATGTAGTAACATTCTCTTGA
- a CDS encoding branched-chain amino acid transporter permease: MTAVQMGLTIAVCTAATMLTRFLPFVVFSSKDQQPPEVVRYLGRVLPAAIFGMLIVYCLKSVTPFAGSRGIPEAIALLVTVGLHKWKHETLLSVAGGTLCYVLLVQLVF, from the coding sequence ATGACCGCCGTTCAGATGGGGCTGACCATTGCGGTGTGCACAGCCGCCACCATGCTCACCCGCTTTCTGCCCTTTGTGGTGTTCTCTTCCAAGGATCAGCAGCCGCCAGAGGTGGTGCGGTATCTGGGCCGGGTGCTGCCCGCAGCCATTTTTGGAATGCTGATCGTCTACTGCCTGAAAAGCGTCACCCCCTTTGCGGGCAGCCGCGGCATTCCGGAGGCCATCGCCCTGCTGGTGACGGTGGGCCTGCACAAGTGGAAGCATGAGACCCTGCTCAGTGTCGCGGGCGGTACGCTGTGCTATGTGCTGCTGGTGCAGCTGGTGTTCTGA
- a CDS encoding MarR family winged helix-turn-helix transcriptional regulator, whose translation MLEQAFQDVYTKFKLHFYQNIFQRFATREATLTTVESFCMEGIMAMGEPTIAEFSRMMQISTPNAAYKIGSLVKKGYVEKIQSTTDRREYNLRPTQKYIDYYNISYSYLHTVVERARERFSPEDCAKLEEMLTIVSEELMPELDLHKKNAE comes from the coding sequence ATGCTGGAACAGGCATTTCAGGACGTATATACCAAATTCAAGCTGCACTTTTACCAGAACATTTTTCAGCGCTTTGCCACCCGGGAAGCCACGCTGACCACGGTGGAATCCTTCTGTATGGAGGGCATCATGGCCATGGGCGAGCCCACCATTGCGGAGTTCTCCCGCATGATGCAGATCTCCACCCCCAATGCGGCGTATAAGATCGGCAGTCTGGTGAAAAAAGGCTATGTGGAAAAGATCCAGTCCACCACCGACCGGCGCGAATACAACCTGCGTCCCACCCAGAAGTATATCGATTACTACAACATCAGCTATTCCTACCTGCACACCGTAGTGGAGCGCGCCCGCGAGCGTTTCTCCCCCGAGGACTGCGCAAAGCTGGAAGAGATGCTCACCATCGTGAGCGAGGAGCTGATGCCGGAACTGGACCTGCACAAAAAGAACGCAGAATAA
- a CDS encoding thioesterase family protein, translating into MTLETGIRGEQSVLVTAANTAKTMGSGTLEVFATPALVALAEKTCWMSVADALGEGNGSVGTKLELEHTAPTPVGMTVTCESELVAVEGRKLTFKVALHDEKGPVGGGTHERFVVNDAKFAAKAEAKKG; encoded by the coding sequence ATGACATTGGAAACTGGTATCCGCGGGGAACAGAGCGTGCTCGTCACCGCAGCCAATACCGCAAAGACCATGGGCAGCGGCACGCTGGAGGTGTTTGCCACCCCGGCACTGGTGGCGCTGGCTGAAAAGACCTGCTGGATGAGCGTGGCCGACGCGCTGGGCGAAGGCAATGGTTCGGTGGGCACCAAGCTCGAGCTGGAGCACACCGCCCCCACCCCCGTGGGTATGACCGTGACCTGCGAGAGCGAGCTGGTGGCGGTAGAAGGCCGCAAGCTCACCTTCAAGGTGGCCCTGCATGACGAAAAAGGCCCCGTGGGCGGCGGTACCCACGAGCGCTTTGTGGTGAACGACGCAAAGTTCGCCGCCAAGGCAGAGGCAAAGAAGGGGTAA